The Rhodothermales bacterium genome contains the following window.
TCCGACGAGGGCGTTTTCGTCGTTCGGGTTCACGCGGAGGGTCTGGCTGTCCAGGGCAATCATGCGGCGCCAAGCCGCACGGGCACGGGCCTCCTCGCCGTCTCGGAAGTAGGCCTCTGCCAGGTACGCCCACGTCTCCGCATCCGTGCTGTCGATGGCAAGCGCGCGCTCGTGCATCCGCGCCGCCTGCGCGTAGTCCCGGTTCCGCGCGTGGATCTGCCCGATGTTTTTGTACGCGCTCGCCGTCGGGCCGGTCGCGGAAGGGTTGACCTCGGCGGCCCGCCGGTACCACACCACCGCCGAGTCGAGCCGGCCGAGGTTGTGATACTGAGCACCGACATTGTTGTAGCCCCACGGGTTGTCCGGCCGGAGCTCGACCACGCGACGGTAGACCGACAGCGCCTCCTCGTGGCGGCCTTGCACGTGGTAGAAGAAGCCGAGGCTGTTGTAAAACGCCCAGTACCCCGGCTTGAGCGCGATGGCTTTGCGGTACGCCGCTTCGGCGTCTTCGGGGCGGCCGAGGTAGTAGTAGGTGGCCGCGAGGTGGCGGTGCGCCTCGGCGTTCGTGGAGTCGAGCGCGAGGGCACGGCGCAGTTCGCGCTCGGCCGCCTCGTAGCGTCCCGTGCCTTTGTACACGATGCCGAGTGTGACGCGGACCGGCGCGAGGTCGCCCCCGAGCGCAGCGGCCCGCTCACCGGCCTCCGACGCTCGCTCCACCCACTGCGGATCGCGGGTCGCCTCGTAGCGACGCCAGTAGGCCTCGCCCAGCCCAGCCCACGCGAGCGCGTAGCTGCTGTCGGCTTCGATGGCCCGTCGGAACAGCCGGACCGCACTGTCGATGTTCCGTTCGTCCTCGTAGCGCTGGAGGTAGCCGCGGGCCTGGGTGTAGTAGTCGAACGCGCCGGGGTCCGAGGTTCCGCCGGCCCGGAGCGCGCGCTCGGCCGCCGTGCTTAGTTCGAGGTCGAGGAGCGCGGCGAGGATGAGCGCGACGCTGTCCTGCAGCGCCAGCACGTCTGCCATCGACTTGTCGAGGATGCGGCTGCCGAGTCGGCGGCCCGCGTCGGCGTCGTAGAGGTCGAGCGTGAGGCGGACCCGCTCGGCGGCGCGCTGCACGCTCCCGCTCACCACGAGATTCGCCCCGAGCGTACGCGCCGCCTCACTCGGCGTACTCACCTTGGCCGCTAGCGCCTCAGCCGTGGGAAGGACGGAGAGCCGGTCGGCGAACTGCTCCATCCCACTCAGCGTCGCCCCAATCGTATAGGCCAGCCCGTCGATAAACGCCTGGTTGGCGGGGTCGCCCCCGATGTTGGCGAACGGCAGCACGGCGACGTCCCGCGCCTCGGCACCGTCCTCGCTCGATCCCGACCCGAACCACACGAACGCCGCGATGAGGGTGACGAGCGCGAGCACTCCCACGCCCGCCCACGCCGGGAAATGGAATCGCCGACGCGTCGCGACGGCCCCGCCCCGCTGCACCGCTTCGAGGTCGGCGAGGACGGCCTGCCCGTCGGGATAGCGCGCCGCCGGGTCCTTTTCGAGGCAGCGGGCCACGACGCGAGCGAGCGCCTCCGGCACCGCGGCGGCGAGGGGTGGCGGCTCCTCGTTGAGCAGGCTGTAGACGACGGCCTGCTCGTAGGCCCCGCGAAACGGCCGCGCCCCGCTGAGCATCTCGTAGAGCACGACGCCGAGCGCCCACACGTCGGCTCGGGCATCAACGGCGTCGCCGCGCGCCTGCTCCGGGCTCATGTAGGCGACGGTGCCGACGGTCGCGCCCCCCTTCGTGAGATGGACGTCCGCCACCTTCGCCACGCCGAAGTCGACGAGCTTCACGACGCCCTCGGGCGTGACGAGGACGTTGGCCGGCTTCACGTCGCGGTGGACGATCCCGGCGGTGTGCGCCCGCGCGAGCGCCCGCGCGAGCTGGACGGCGAGATCGAGCGCTTCGCTTGGGGCCAGCGGCCCCCGCTCGATCCGGCGGTGGAGCGTCTCGCCGGGGACGAACGCCATCGCGATGAACAGCAGCCCGTCTTCGGTCTCGCCGACGTCGTGGACCGTGCAGATGTTGGGGTGGTCGAGGGCGGACGCCGCCCGCGCTTCGGCGCGGAGCCGCTCGGCCGCATCGGCGTCACCGTGGAGGAGCGGCGGCAGGAACTTCAGCGCGACGGGCCGGCGGAGTCGGACGTCTTCGGCGCGGTAGACCACGCCCATCCCGCCGCGCCCGATCGCGTGCGAGACGGCGTAGTGCGAGACCGTCCGCCCGGCCAACCCGTACGGATCCCGCGTCGCGGCGGCCTGCTCGGCGTCGTCGGGCTGCGTCGGGTGGTCGAGTGCAGACATGGGAGAGCCGGGGGTGGACTCGTAGCGGGGCGCGGCATGGATCGGCGAGGCGCCGGCCCCACGCCTTCCGTGCTCGCCCCGTCGCGCGTTGCCGTCGGACGACCCGGCGGGCAGGACGGAGTCAGAGAGCGGGAAGAAATCGCAAGATAGGCGCGGCGGCGGTGTGCTCGTGCGGGAACAGGCGGCGCTCACCCCGCTTCCACCTTGCCCCTACTCCCCGGCTCCCATGACTCGTCACCTCCTCGGCACGCCCATCTCCGACGACCTCGCCACCGAGGCCGAAACGGTCGCCGCCCTCCTCCGCTCCGACGCGCCCCGCGATGAGAAAATCGACCGCGTGGACGACCTCATCATCCGGTTCGTCCAGACCGGCATCGACGCGCACTTCCACGGGCCGGCGCGGCTGTTCGGGCTCAACGCCCTGCTCATTAAAGTGATCGACCTCGCCGCCGCGACGACGCTCCGTGCGCTCAAGACCGCCACGCGCCGCGTGCTCAAGAGCCTCTCCGACGAACAGCTCACCGGCGTCGCCGACGAACTCGAAGACCGCATTTACCACATCGAGGTCGGCGAGGAGTGACGCCGCGCTGGTTCGCGCGTCAGGTCGTCGCGCCGCCGCAGGAGGAGCCGGCGCCGGCGGTGCAGCCGTAGCAGTGGCGGGCCGTGAGGATCTGCCGCGCCTGCCACGCGTCGAGGTCGAAGTCGGCGACGTGGGCGAACGGCACGGCCGCGTCCATCTCCAGCTGCTGGTTGAAGTCGCAGTCGTAGACGCGGCCGTCCCAGCTCACCGAGATCGTGTTCCGGCACATCAGCCCGTCAATCGTGGCGGGGTTGAACGCGTTGACGAGGCGCTCCATATACGCCTCCGTCATCCCCTTCTCCAGCAGCCACTCGAGGTAGCGCGACATCGGCATGTTGTTGAGCGCGAAGAGCCGGTCGAACGACACGCCGTGGTTCTTCGCGAGCGCCGCCTTCCACTCCTCCTCCAGCGAGCCCTGGCTGCCCGCGAGGAACGCGCCGACGGGGTTCGTGACGAGCGTGAGCACGCGGTCGGGGTCGCCCTGTCCGTAGCCCGCCGCGTTGAGCCGGCGGAGCGCTTCGATGGACTTGACGTAGGTCCCGTCGCCGCGCTGCGCGTCGGTGCCGAGCTTGCGGTAGTGCGGGAGCGAGCACGCGACCTCGACGCCGCGCTCCGCCATCCATTCGGGGAGGTGCTGGTAGCGGCGGACGAGCAGGATTGTGAGGTTGCACCGGTCGATGACGTGGAGCCCGCGCGCCACACACTCGTCGACGAGGTACTCGAAGTGCGGGTTGAGCTCCGGCGCGCCGCCCGTGAGGTCGACGGTGTGCGCCCCGCTCGCGTCGATCGCCCGGAGGCAGGCGTCGACGGTGGCGCGGTCCATGTTCTCGTCGGTGCGGTCCGGTCCCGAATCAACGTGGCAGTGCCGGCACGTCATGTTGCAGAGCTTGCCGATGTTGATCTGGAAGATCTCCAGAGCGGCGGGCGTGAGCGTGGGCCACCCGCTCGCGGCGAGGTCGGCGTCGAAGTCGCCGGTGCCGGTCGGCCCGCCGGTGAGCGCGACGGCGTCGAGCGCGTGGAACTGCTCGGCGGGCTCAGCGAGGGGCGTGCGGCGGGCGTGGAGGCTCGTCGTCCGCTTCGGGCCGGTCTCGGGCGAGTCCAGCATCAGCTCGCGGCTGAGAACGGTCAGGTCGATGAAGCCGGTGTCGGCGATGCTCATGGGAGAAGGTGGGGGTGGAATAAGGGGATCGGGGAAGATCGGGCCGAGCGGCGAGCGCAGACAGGCCAATCGGTGTCCGGCCGTTGCTCACAACCTACGCGCGGCTACATCATCTTCGCCTTCGCGTGCTCCAGCATCTGCACGCCGTGCACGAGCGAGGCCCCGCCGCGAATCGCCGTAGCGACGTGGACGGCCTCCGTCATCTGCTCCAGGTCCGCACCTTTTTCGAGCGATTCCGACGTGTAAGCGTCGATGCAGTACGGGCACTGCACGGTGTGGGCGACGGCGAGCGCGATCAGCGCCTTCTCGCGGGCCGAGAGCGCACCGTCCTCGAACACCTTGCCGTAGTAGCTGAAGAACGCATCGGCGAGCGGCTGGCTGCCTTCAGCGATGTCGCCGAATTTGGCGAGGTGCGCGGGCTTGTAGTAGGTGTCCATGAGGGGTCCGTTGAGGGCGGGTACGGCCGGCCGGAAGCCGGCGGATGCGGGAGGGCCTTTGTCGCAACAAGCGTCGTGGAGGTTCCGCGGCCTTTCTCAATAAAGCACCACATTCGCCGTTCCGCTGCCCCGCCTCCGTGTAAGACCGGGCAGCGGAACGGGTTTCGGTAGCCGGAAAACAATCCCGACGCGCGAAGGCACCGCCCGCTCCCCCTCCGCCCTGCGCGGCGCTCGATCGCCGAGTTTCCTAGGGCATTCGGAATGCTCGCGTTCCTATTCCGGGGCTTGTCGAGACACGTAGGCAAGGTCCCTCGAATCGGCGGGCTCCTTGTCGGAGGACGCTCGTTCCGCACTCCCTGCGGCAGCCTCATGCCGTTACGTACCCGTCGCCCTTCGAAAGCCCCTGGCTCGCCGATAACTGCATTCATTCCGCCTCCTCCCTTGCTTCCCCCCTCCCCCGTGACCATCAGCAGCGAAGAGGCGAGCCGTCTCCTGAGCGAGACGATCCAGGACCTCGTCTGCCTCCACGAGCCCGACGGCACCTATCTCTGGGTCAGCCCGTCGTGCCGGGACCTCCTCGGCTACGACCCCGGCGAACTCATCGGCACGCCCCACCTCGCCCTGGTCCACCCTCAGGACCAGCAGGCCGCTCAGGCGCAACGGAGTGAATCCGCGCTCGACGGCGCGGTACCGAGCGTAGCCGCATCGGGCATGGCCGAATACCGCATCCGCCGCAGAGACGGGGACTACGTCTGGTTCGAGACCCGAACGCGCACGATCCGGGGCGACGACGGCGAGGTCCTCCGTCTCCAGACCAACTCCCGCGACGTGACCGAGCGCCGGCGGGCCGCCGACGAGCTCCGCCGCTCCGAGGAGCTCCTCGGCAGCGTGCTCGCCTCCTCCCTCGACGGCGTGATGGCGTTCGACAGCGTCCGCGACGACGAAGGCCACGTCGTCGACTTCACCTTCCGCCTCGTCAACCCCGCGGCCGAGGCCGCCGTCGGGCGCAGCAGCGCGGACCTCATCGGGAAGCGGCTGCTGGAGGAGCTGCCCGGCAACCGCGACGAAGGCCTCTTCGACATGTACTGCGAGGTCGTCGAGACGGGCGAGCCTCAGAGCGCGGAGTTCTTCTACGATCACGACGGCATCCGGGCGTGGTTTCAGAACACGGCCGTGAAGCGGGGCGACGGGTTCGCCGTGACCTTCCGCGTCGTGACCGAGCAGAAAGAGGCCGAGGAGACCCTCCGCAAGAGCGAGGAGCGCCTCCGCCTTCTCCTCCAGGTCACCTCCCACCAATCCGGCACCCTTGACGAGCAGATCCACGAGGCCCTCGGGCTCGCTACCGGCCTGCTCGACCTCGATATCGGGATCCTCAGCCAGGTCGAGGACGGGATCTACACCGTCTCCCACGTCTTCGCGCCGGAGACGGAGCTAGCCCCGGGGCAGACGTTCGCGCTCGGGCAGACGTACTGCAGCCTCACGCTCGACCGGGACGGGCTCGTCGCCGTCGACCACATGGGTAGCTCCGAGTACAGCGGGCACCCGTGCTACCACGCGTTCGGGCTGGAAGCCTACATCGGCATGCCGATCCAGGTCGGAGGCCGGCTCTACGGCACGCTCAACTTCTCCAGCCCGGCTGCCCGCCCTCGCCCGTTCACCGACCTCGACCGGAATTTCCTCCTCCTCCTCGGCCGCTGGCTCAGCCATGCCATCGAGCAGCAACGGAACGGCGATGCCCTCCGGCGGAGCGAGGAGAACCTCGCCTCCGCCCAGCGCATTGCCCACCTCGGGAGCTGGGAGTGGGATCTCCAGACGGGCGCCCACGCGTGGTCCGACGAGCTCTACCGGCTCTACGGTCTCGACCCGGATGATCCGCCCGCGGACCTCGCCGCCGCCGCCGTCCGGGGCGCGCACCCTGAGGACCGGCCCCTCGTCGAGTTTGAATTCGAGACCGTCCTCAACACCCCGCCCGAAGAGGCCGGGATCCCCACGCGGCCAGCCTTCGAGTACCGCATCCCGGCGGAAGACGGGTCGCTCCGCTATGTCCGGTGCCTCAGCCGGACCGTCCTCGACGAGCGCGGCGGCTTCACCGCGATCGGCACCGTGCAGGACGTGACGGAGGAGAAGAAGAACGAGCAGCTCAAGAACGAATTCATCTCGATCGTAAGCCACGAGCTGCGAACGCCGCTAACCTCTATCGCCGGCTCCCTCCGGCTGATTGCGTCGCAGACGGCCGGGGCCGTCTCCGCTCCGGTCCAGGGCATGCTCGACATCGCCCAGCGCAACTCCGACCGCCTCGTCCGCCTCATCAACGACATCCTCGACGTGCAGAAGGTCGAGGCGGGCGGGCTCCGGCTGCAACTGGAGCCGCACGCGCTGGCGGACCTCCTCGCCTCCGCCGTCGAGGCGAACGCGGGCTACGGCGAGCGCCGCGAAGTGCAACTCGTGCTCCACCCGGTCCCCGACGTCGAGGTCCGCGCCGACAGCGACCGCTTCATGCAGGTCATGGCGAACCTCCTCTCGAACGCCATGAAGTTCTCGCCGGCGCAGGGCGAGGTCGCGGTGACCGCTCGGGCCACGAATGGCGGCGTACGCATCGAAGTGACGGACCACGGGCCAGGTATCCCCGCCGCGTTCCACAGCCGTCTCTTCGACCCGTTCGCGCAGGCCGACAGCTCCTCCACCCGGAACAAGGAAGGGACCGGCCTCGGCTTGAACATCGCGAAGTCGCTCGTGGAGCTTCACGGTGGCCGCATCGGGTTCGAGACGGAGATCGGTGTCGGTACCACGTTCCACATCGACCTCCCGGCCGAGGCCCGGCAGTCGCCCGGCGAGGAGCCGACGTGGGCCCGCATCCTCGTCGTCGAGGACGACACGGGTGCCGCCCACCTCATGAGCATGATCCTGCGGCAGGACGGATTCCTAGTCGACACGGCCGGCACCATCGAGGCCGCCCGCGGCTGCCTCGCCGAACGCCGCTACGCCGCCCTCACCCTCGACCTCCGCCTCCCCGACGGGGACGGACTCACCCTCCTGAGCGAGGTCCGGGCCCAGACCCCGACGCTCCCCGTCGTCGTCGTGTCCGTCGAGGCGGACATCCGCCGGCGCGCGCTCGAAGGCACCGCGATCCCGCTCGTCGACTGGCTCGACAAGCCGTTCCGCAGGAAGCGGCTCGTGGACTCCGTGCGCCAGGCGTTGCGTAGCGTCCCGGCTCCCCGCATCCTCCACGTCGAGGACGACGCCGATTGCGCCGCCGTGACGGCCCACATGCTGGCCGGCCTCGGCGAGGTCACGCCCGCGCCGACGCTCGCCGCCGCACGCGCCCTCCTCGCCGCCGAGCGCTTCGACCTCCTCCTCCTCGACCTCGGCCTCCCCGACGGGGACGGCCTAGACCTCCTCGGCACCGCCCTCCCCCTCCCCCCCACCGTGATCTATTCCGCCCGTGAGCCCGGCGAGGTGGAGGGGCTACGTCCCTACGGTGCGATCGTCAAGGGCCGGACCGATGACGCCGAGTTCCTCCGGATCATCCGCGACGCCGTCGGCCGCTACACGGTGCCCGATGCCGGTGCGCTCCCGCGCGGAGCCACCGCCTGAGTTCCCCCTGCTGCCTCCCACCCCACGCCTTCTCCCATGCCCGCTGCCCTCACCAAAATCCTCTGCGCCGAAGACGATCCGGACATCCAGGCCATCATTCGGATGTCGCTGGAGTTCGTCGGCGGCTACACCGTGCGCCTCGTCGACAACGGCCGCGAGGCCCTCGAGCACCTGCCCGACTTCGCCCCGGACCTCCTCCTCCTCGACGTGATGATGCCGGAGATGGATGGCCCCGCCACTCTCAACGCGCTCCGCGCGCGGCCGGAGCTGGCCGGCATCCCCGTCGTCTTCCTCACCGCGAAGACGCAGCAGTCCGAGGTCGAGCAGTACCTCGCGCTCGGCATCGCCGAGGTCATCCAGAAACCCTTCGACCCCCTCACCCTACCCGAGCAGGTGCGCGCCATTTGGGAGCGCTGTTACGCCTGACCCACGGCCGTGTTGGTCGCGTTCGCTGACCGGCACGTGATCGAATACTCGCCGCTGAGTCCCCGCCCTCCCCTCCGGTTGCCCTCTACCACCCGACCCCCACCGTCATGACTGAATACCACCTGCCCTCCAACGCGGCCGTCGCCCAGACGAGCGACTACGCCCGCCGCCTGCCAAGCCGGCTCACCGAAATGGAAATGCTGTGGGACCTCGCCCGAGGCGGCGACGATGCCGCGCTCCACACGCTCCACAAACAAACCCACCAGCTTCGTGGCTCCGCGGGTATGTACGGCTTCAGCCAGCTCGGCGAAGCCGCCCGCGCCCTCGACATCGCCCTCTCCTCCTTCCGATCGGACTCCGCGCCCCTCACCGAGGACTGGACCGAGCGCTTGGACGCGCTCATGACCGCTATGACAGCCAAGGCTCAGGAGCCGCCTACGCTTACCGAGTCGGTGCCGCCTGCGTCACACCCGGCCCACCGGCAGGAGGCCTTGATCCTCGTCGCCGACGACGACCCGGCCATCCGCGACATGCTCTCCCTCTACCTGGAGCAGGAGGGTTTCCTCGTGGTCACGGCAGCGAACGGCACCGAAGCGATAGCTTGCGCCCGCAAGCACAAGCCCGACGTAATGCTGCTCGACCTCGAGATGCCGGAGATGAATGGCACCGAGGTGATGCGGCACCTCCGCAACGGCACCTCCACCTCCCACATCCCCGTCGTCGTGCTCACCTCCCATGACGCGATCGACATCGTCTTGGAGGCGCTCAGCCTCGACATCTGCGGCTACCTCACCAAGCCCACGGAGATCGGCACCGTCGTGAGCAAGGTGTTCGACGTCCTCATGTCCACCGCCTGAGCGGCCGCGCCGAGCGGCTCTAAAACACGAGGATCTGCCGGACGCGCGCGCCGCTCAGCCGCAGCCGCGTATCTACCGTCTGCCGGAACGCCTTCCGCTCGCCCGGCGCCACGTCCCGCACGTCGAGCTTCATCGTCTCGACGGGCTCCACGCCCGGCTCGACGGGCTGGTCGTAGAGCGCGACTTCGACGGTCGCGCTCGAGATCGGCCGCTCCGTCGGGTTGAAGAGCGTGCCGGTGACGACCTGCTTCCCGTCCTCCTCGCGGACCAGCCGGAACCCCTCGACCTCGGCGTCGAGCGGGACGGGTGCTTCCCCGCAGCCCACCGCGACGGCGGCGATCAGGACCATCAGGGCGAGGGCTTGCGCGCGGGGCTTCCAGTTCGTCGCCATCATCGTTCGGGTTGGTTCGTGCAAAGAGACACAACGGGCGGGCGAGCCGCGCCGTGCCGCCACGCGCGCCTCTTCGCCGAAAGCTCTTCGGATCAGCCGTCCACCGGCCGGACCGGCTCGATAGTGAAGCCGACCTCTTCGTCGGCCATCTGCTCGTCGTAGTCGATGTAGACCTCGGTCGGCTGTCCGGTGGCGGGGTCGTACGTCGCGTCCACGCGGGCGGCGTCGCGCGCGAACGCCTCGGCGATGAGCGCGAAGAGGTCGTCCACCGTCTGGTACTCCGTGAGCGGTCGGTCGATGGGCTCGCCCTCGCCTCGGTACGCCACGTCCGCGACCGCGCCGCTGCGCACGGTCACGTCGAACGGGCCGCGATACTGCGGCGGGCAGAAGCAGCTCCGGGTGTACGTGAAGCGGTAGTCGCCGGGGCGCTGCATCTCCCACTTCGCCCGACTCGTGGCGAGGGCCTGCGGGCCGTCGTCGAGTGCGCCGGGCGATGCGGGCTCAGCGTGGAGGGAGTCGGCGCGGACGGGCACGGCGTCGGGCCGGGGCGAGGAGCACGCGGCGAGCGCGAGGACGGCGATGAGGAGCGCGGAGCGGGGCATGGTGGAGACCTCAGCCGAGGTCGTCGAGGTTGGCGCGGAGTTTCTGGAGCTCGGAGGTCGCGTCGGCCGCCTTCTGCCGCTCGCGGGCGACGACGTCCTCGGGCGCCCGGTTGACGAACTGCTGGTTCCGCAGTTTCCGCTCGACGCTGACGAGGAAGCCCTCCTTCTCCTCGATGGCCCGGCCCAGCCGCGCGCGCTCCTCGTCGAGGTCGATCATGCCGGCGAGCGGGACGAACACCTCGTGCGTGCCCCCGGCCGCGCCGACCACGACGGCGGCGCTCGCCTTCGGCTTCGCGAGCCCGGTCCCGACCGTGAGGTCGTCCACGTTCGCGAGCTGGGCGAAGTAGCGCCCGTGCCGCTCGACGGCCTCGACGAGCCCACCCCGTTGTCCGTTGTCGCCGCCGACGCTCACGTGCGCCGCGATCTTCTTTGACGGCGCGACGCCGTACTGGCTCTTGACGCCGCGAATCCCCGAGATCAGCTCCTGCACGAGCGCGAACGTCTGCGCCGCCTCGGCATCGGTCTCCGCTTCGTTCGCCTGCGGCCAGCGCGCGACGATGCACGCCTCGCCCTCAGCGCGCGGGCGGAGCCGGTGCCACAGCTCTTCGGTGATGAATGGCATGAACGGGTGGAGCAGCTTCACCATCTGCTCGTAGACCTCGACGGCGAGGGCGATTTTGTCCTCGTCCATCGCCTCGCCGAACGGCGGCTTGATGAGTTCGAGGTACCAGTCGCAGTAGTCGCGCCAGAAGAGGTCGTAGATGGCGAGCGCCGCCTCGTTCAACCGGTAGCGCTCGACGGCCTCGTCGACGGCCGTGATCGTCTGATTCAACCGTGTGAGGATCCACCGCTCGACGAGTTCGAGTTCGTCGAAGGAGCGCGAGCGACGGTAGTCCTTGCCCTCTTCCATGAAGCGGCCGAAGACGTTGAACGCGTTCCAGATCTTGTTGGCGAAGTTCCGCCCCATCTCGAACTTCGACGGCTCCAGCTTGATGTCCTGGCCCGGCGTGCAGAGCACGTTGAGCGAGAAGCGGACGGCGTCGGCGCCGTACTCGTCGGCCATCTCGAGGGGGTCGATCCCATTCCCGAGCGACTTCGACATCCAGCGGCCCTGCGCGTCCTTGATCATGCCCGTGATGTAGACGTCGCGGTAGGGGACCTCGCCCGTGAAGTGGATCCCGGCCATGATCATCCGGGCGATCCAGAAGAAGAGGATGTCGTAGCCCGAGACGAGGACCGTGCCCGGATAGAACGTCTTCACGTCGGCCGTGTCGTCGGGCCAGCCGAGCGTGGCGAAGGGCCACAGCCACGACGAGAACCACGTGTCGAGCACGTCCTCGTCCTGCACCATGCCGGGTTCGGGCTGCTCGACGGAGACGACGAAGTCGCGGCTCTCGTCGCGCTCGCCATCGGCGTCGGTGTAGTACCAGACCGGAATCCGGTGGCCCCACCAGAGCTGGCGCGAGATCGTCCAGTCGCGGATGTTTTCGAGCCAGCGGAAGTACTCGTTCTGCCAGCGCTCGGGGTAGAACGTCACCTCGCCCGCGCGGACGGCGGCGAGCGCGGGGTCGGCGAGCGGCTTCATCTTGACGAACCACTGCCGCGAGATGAGCGGCTCGATCACGGCCTTCGAGCGCGAGGAGATCGGGACGGTGTTTTTGTACGGCTCGACGCGGTCGAGCAGCCCGGCAGCGTCGAGGTCGGCGACGATCCGCTTGCGCGCCTCGAAGCGGTCGAGCCCTTCGTACGGCCCGCCGTGCTCGTTGATCGTGGCGTCGGGGTTCATGACCGAGATCACGTCGAGCCCGTGGCGCTTGCCGATCTCGAAGTCGTTCTTGTCGTGGCCCGGCGTCACCTTGAGGGCGCCCGCGCCGAACTCGGGGTTCGCGTGCTCGTCGGCCACGATCGGGATATCCCGGTTCATGAGCGGCAGCGTGACCATTTTCCCGACGAGGTCGGTGTAGCGCGCGTCGTCGGGGTGGACGGCGACGGCGGTGTCGCCGAGGAGGGTCTCGGGCCGCGTCGTGGCGATCGTGACGTGCCCGCTGCCGTCGGAGTAGGGGTAGCGGATCCACCACATTTGCCCGTCGCGCTCGACGTTGTCCACCTCCTCGTCGGAGATGGCCGTCATGTTGTCGGGGTCCCAGTTGACGAGGTAGTCGCCGCGGTAGATCAGCCCGTCCTCGTAGAGCCGGACGAAGATGTCCTGCACGACGCGGTTGTAGTGCTCGTCGAGCGTGAACCGCTCCCGACTCCAGTCGCACGAGTCGCCGAGGCGGCGCTTCTGCTGGAGGATGATGCCGCCGAACTCCTCGACGTAGGCCCAGACGTGCTTGAGGAAGGCCTCGCGCCCGATCTCTTTCCGCTCGATCCCCTGCTCGCGCAGCCGCCGCTCGACGACGTTCTGCGTGGCGATGCCGGCGTGGTCCATACCCGGCAGCCAGAGGGCGTTGTAGCCCTGCATCCGGCGCATCCGGGTGAGCGCGTCCTGCACGGCGTCCTGGAGGGC
Protein-coding sequences here:
- a CDS encoding FxLYD domain-containing protein codes for the protein MATNWKPRAQALALMVLIAAVAVGCGEAPVPLDAEVEGFRLVREEDGKQVVTGTLFNPTERPISSATVEVALYDQPVEPGVEPVETMKLDVRDVAPGERKAFRQTVDTRLRLSGARVRQILVF
- a CDS encoding DUF6174 domain-containing protein; protein product: MPRSALLIAVLALAACSSPRPDAVPVRADSLHAEPASPGALDDGPQALATSRAKWEMQRPGDYRFTYTRSCFCPPQYRGPFDVTVRSGAVADVAYRGEGEPIDRPLTEYQTVDDLFALIAEAFARDAARVDATYDPATGQPTEVYIDYDEQMADEEVGFTIEPVRPVDG
- a CDS encoding valine--tRNA ligase, which codes for MPDALTPPVTDTADSTAYDPTRVEAGWYQFWEAHDFFRADADSDAPPHVIVMPPPNVTGRLHMGHALQDAVQDALTRMRRMQGYNALWLPGMDHAGIATQNVVERRLREQGIERKEIGREAFLKHVWAYVEEFGGIILQQKRRLGDSCDWSRERFTLDEHYNRVVQDIFVRLYEDGLIYRGDYLVNWDPDNMTAISDEEVDNVERDGQMWWIRYPYSDGSGHVTIATTRPETLLGDTAVAVHPDDARYTDLVGKMVTLPLMNRDIPIVADEHANPEFGAGALKVTPGHDKNDFEIGKRHGLDVISVMNPDATINEHGGPYEGLDRFEARKRIVADLDAAGLLDRVEPYKNTVPISSRSKAVIEPLISRQWFVKMKPLADPALAAVRAGEVTFYPERWQNEYFRWLENIRDWTISRQLWWGHRIPVWYYTDADGERDESRDFVVSVEQPEPGMVQDEDVLDTWFSSWLWPFATLGWPDDTADVKTFYPGTVLVSGYDILFFWIARMIMAGIHFTGEVPYRDVYITGMIKDAQGRWMSKSLGNGIDPLEMADEYGADAVRFSLNVLCTPGQDIKLEPSKFEMGRNFANKIWNAFNVFGRFMEEGKDYRRSRSFDELELVERWILTRLNQTITAVDEAVERYRLNEAALAIYDLFWRDYCDWYLELIKPPFGEAMDEDKIALAVEVYEQMVKLLHPFMPFITEELWHRLRPRAEGEACIVARWPQANEAETDAEAAQTFALVQELISGIRGVKSQYGVAPSKKIAAHVSVGGDNGQRGGLVEAVERHGRYFAQLANVDDLTVGTGLAKPKASAAVVVGAAGGTHEVFVPLAGMIDLDEERARLGRAIEEKEGFLVSVERKLRNQQFVNRAPEDVVARERQKAADATSELQKLRANLDDLG